The DNA window AGAGCTAAAGACAAAAATGGAAAGAACTATTGGGTACAGGTTTTTATAAAAGAAAAAGTTAAAAAAAATTAAGAAAAACTATTGTTTTTATTGGAAAAACGTGCTATTTTAATAGTAAGGGCAACTAAATAAATAATTGGGAGTGATTTCAAATGACAAAGAAAGAGTTTGTAGAATTATTTGGAACTAAAGCAGAGTTAAAAACAAAGTTAGAAGCAGAGAAATTAACAAAGGTATTTTTGGAAACACTTGAAGAAGTATTAGTTAAAGGAGAGAGCATTTCTTTTATAGGATTTGGAAAGTTTGAAGCATCAGAGAGAGCAGAAAGAACTTGTATAAATCCACAGACTAAAAAAC is part of the Fusobacterium sp. SYSU M8D902 genome and encodes:
- a CDS encoding HU family DNA-binding protein encodes the protein MTKKEFVELFGTKAELKTKLEAEKLTKVFLETLEEVLVKGESISFIGFGKFEASERAERTCINPQTKKPMKVAARKVAKFKPGKNLLEKMNPVVEKKAAKGKRKAK